From one Gossypium hirsutum isolate 1008001.06 chromosome D08, Gossypium_hirsutum_v2.1, whole genome shotgun sequence genomic stretch:
- the LOC107928348 gene encoding PHD finger protein At1g33420, translating to MVENHGITRPLKRGRRSNRITAGADLSDFLAFPSPSIAASSSGKPFRDAVRSFLSANARLTTAFAPPVLPCLMTWQILFRFGGFDPDANDPSPIVVSLYIIEEDVTRSSRSVYCDQCRVVGWSGHPVCKKRYHFIIKSSCDNGICANPHHISDSRRCKCCNRVDDVDVEEWGYSQLEDNNTHLLHGVVHSNGYGHLLTVNGREGGSEFLSGFHIMNFWDRLCTVLSVRKVTVMDVSKKYGMEYRPLHAIARGHSWYGNWGYEFGSGSYALTQDAYKRAVDDLSNMPLSALLFQGNKSRTRLQNIVAFYQSLSCLELSTFRDLFSFLLRLITDSHKASMPKASKMSKSSTNVLCAWTRNDVEKLQQGMIKVLMAAAPGPNWVSRRALKGVMCKAGSPELLDYCLKHLRGKLAPNGKVVEARSNLNSSDIEFRLQTPCSLLYDSNCPSEEHIKGDLRYMLDSLLDPETMSAYRPHATRERVMDLATKLLDCKQFLKDYKPSAHNPCAICVWCHLELSNPTKDDPVPPPELIILPLSATVGDLKTEATKVFEDVYAMFKRLQIEDLPDYGSVEDSITLKLLIGTTGSVRVRGKCTSRHGLNRFRMERGTEIWTVDCVCGAKDDDGERMLACDKCSVWQHTRCAGIDNADAIPSMFICMRCTKSLHKKYLTITNSGREARNFSQQLNSSCRGNLGSNEGSQVTTTLIVR from the exons ATGGTTGAGAATCACGGCATAACCAGGCCACTCAAGAGGGGTCGTAGGTCTAACAGGATCACCGCGGGTGCCGACCTCTCCGATTTCCTCGCTTTTCCTTCACCTTCTATCGCCGCCTCCTCTTCCGGGAAGCCTTTCCGTGACGCTGTTCGGAGCTTCCTCTCTGCTAACGCTCGACTCACGACGGCCTTTGCTCCGCCTGTCCTTCCTTGCCTTATGACGTGGCAGATCCTGTTTAGATTTGGCGGTTTTGATCCGGACGCCAACGATCCTTCGCCGATCGTCGTGTCGCTTTATATCATCGAGGAAGATGTCACTAGATCATCTAGATCTGTGTATTGTGACCAGTGCCGTGTCGTTG gtTGGAGCGGCCATCCAGTTTGCAAAAAGagatatcattttataataaagTCTTCTTGTGATAATGGGATTTGCGCCAATCCTCACCATATCTCAGATTCAAG GAGATGCAAATGTTGTAATAGAGTAGATGATGTTGATGTTGAAGAATGGGGGTATTCACAGTTGGAAGATAATAATACTCATTTGCTGCATGGTGTTGTTCATTCTAATGGTTATGGCCATCTTCTCACTGTTAATGGTAGAGAAGGAGGCTCTGAGTTTCTCTCTGGTTTTCATATCATGAACTTCTGGGATAGATTATGTACTGTTTTATCTGTCAG GAAGGTAACTGTGATGGATGTATCAAAGAAATATGGTATGGAATACAGGCCACTACATGCAATTGCCAGAGGTCATTCCTGGTATGGTAATTGGGGTTATGAGTTTGGGTCAGGAAGTTATGCCCTCACACAAGATGCTTACAAGAGAGCAGTGGATGACCTTTCGAATATGCCTTTGTCAGCACTTCTGTTTCAAGGGAATAAATCCCGAACTCGCCTTCAGAACATTGTTGCTTTTTATCAATCCTTATCATGTTTGGAACTTTCAACGTTTAGAGATTTGTTTTCATTCCTCCTAAGACTAATTACTGACAGCCACAAGGCCTCAATGCCTAAAGCATCTAAAATGTCAAAATCTTCCACTAATGTATTGTGTGCGTGGACAAGAAATGATGTAGAGAAGTTGCAGCAAGGTATGATTAAAGTGCTCATGGCTGCAGCACCAGGTCCTAACTGGGTGAGTAGGCGTGCTCTTAAGGGTGTCATGTGCAAGGCAGGATCCCCTGAACTACTTGATTACTGCCTTAAACACTTGAGAGGGAAATTGGCACCCAATGGAAAGGTAGTTGAGGCACGTTCCAATCTGAATTCCAGTGATATCGAGTTCAG GCTTCAGACTCCTTGTTCTTTGCTCTACGACTCAAATTGCCCATCGGAAGAGCACATCAAGGGTGATCTAAGATATATGTTAGATTCTTTGCTCGACCCTGAAACCATGTCGGCATACAGGCCTCATGCAACAAGGGAACGCGTGATGGATTTGGCTACTAAACTTCTTGATTGCAAGCAATTTTTGAAAGACTACAAACCAAGTGCTCACAATCCCTGCGCTATTTGTGTTTGGTGTCATTTAGAGCTTTCTAACCCTACTAAAGATGATCCAGTTCCACCGCCCGAGCTCATCATTTTACCTCTCAGTGCTACTGTCGGCGACCTTAAAACTGAAGCTACAAAAGTTTTTGAAGATGTATATGCCATGTTTAAGAGGCTTCAAATTGAGGACCTACCTGACTATGGTTCTGTAGAAGACAGCATAACCCTGAAATTGTTGATTGGCACAACTGGTTCAGTTCGAGTGCGAGGCAAATGTACATCAAGACATGGCCTTAATCGGTTTCGAATGGAGAGGGGAACAGAAATTTGGACAGTTGACTGTGTTTGTGGGGCCAAGGATGATGATGGTGAAAGAATGTTGGCTTGTGATAAATGCAGTGTTTGGCAACACACAAGGTGTGCTGGGATCGACAATGCCGATGCAATACCTTCAATGTTCATATGCATGAGATGTACAAAGTCCCTTCACAAGAAATATTTAACCATTACTAATTCTGGAAGGGAAGCTAGAAATTTTTCTCAACAGCTCAACAGTTCTTGTAGGGGAAACTTGGGAAGTAATGAAGGTTCTCAAGTTACTACTACCTTGATAGTACGATGA